A single region of the Zonotrichia leucophrys gambelii isolate GWCS_2022_RI chromosome 9, RI_Zleu_2.0, whole genome shotgun sequence genome encodes:
- the LOC135451831 gene encoding feather keratin Cos1-1/Cos1-3/Cos2-1-like, with protein MSCCRPCPPRPCGPCGPTPLASSCTEPCNVRCADSTVYIEPSPVVVTLPGPILSSFPQSTAVGSSLSAAVGSSLSTAGVPISSGGSLGLGGSGLCLPFSRCGQIC; from the coding sequence ATGTCTTGCTGCAGACCCTGTCCCCCACGGCCCTGCGGCCCCTGTGGCCCAACGCCccttgccagcagctgcactgagccCTGCAATGTCCGCTGCGCTGACTCCACGGTGTACATCGAGCCTTCGCCGGTGGTGGTGACCCTGCCGggccccatcctcagctccttccctcagAGCACGGCCGTGGGATCCTCTCtgtcagctgctgtgggcagctccctcagcaccgcGGGGGTTCCCATCTCTTCTGGGGGCTCCCTTGGCCTGGGGGGCTCAGGCCTGTGCCTGCCTTTCTCCCGCTGCGGTCAGATCTGCTGA
- the LOC135451830 gene encoding feather keratin Cos1-1/Cos1-3/Cos2-1-like, with protein sequence MSCCRPCPPRPCGPCGPTPLASSCTEPCNARCADSTVYIEPSPVVVTLPGPILSSFPQSTAVGSSLSAAVGSSLSTAGVPISSGGSGLCLPFSRCGQIC encoded by the coding sequence ATGTCTTGCTGCAGACCCTGTCCCCCACGGCCCTGCGGCCCCTGTGGCCCAACGCCccttgccagcagctgcactgagccCTGCAATGCCCGCTGCGCTGACTCCACGGTGTACATCGAGCCTTCGCCGGTGGTGGTGACCCTGCCGggccccatcctcagctccttccctcagAGCACGGCCGTGGGATCCTCTCtgtcagctgctgtgggcagctccctcagcaccgcGGGGGTTCCCATCTCTTCTGGGGGCTCAGGCCTGTGCCTGCCTTTCTCCCGCTGCGGTCAGATCTGCTGA
- the LOC135451828 gene encoding feather keratin 1-like — MSCCRPCPPRPCGPCGPTPLASSCTEPCNARCADSTVYIEPSPVVVTLPGPILSSFPQSTAVGSSLSAAVGSSLSTAGVPISSGGSLGLGGLGLCLPFSRCGQIC; from the coding sequence ATGTCTTGCTGCAGACCCTGTCCCCCACGGCCCTGCGGCCCCTGTGGCCCAACGCCccttgccagcagctgcactgagccCTGCAATGCCCGCTGCGCTGACTCCACGGTGTACATCGAGCCTTCGCCGGTGGTGGTGACCCTGCCGggccccatcctcagctccttccctcagAGCACGGCCGTGGGATCCTCTCtgtcagctgctgtgggcagctccctcagcaccgcGGGGGTTCCCATCTCTTCTGGGGGCTCCCTTGGCCTGGGGGGCTTAGGCCTGTGCCTGCCTTTCTCCCGCTGCGGTCAGATCTGCTGA